The following coding sequences are from one Clarias gariepinus isolate MV-2021 ecotype Netherlands chromosome 19, CGAR_prim_01v2, whole genome shotgun sequence window:
- the hmgcrb gene encoding 3-hydroxy-3-methylglutaryl-CoA reductase b isoform X2 — protein sequence MLRRLFTVHGLFVASHPLEVIVGTIALTICLMSMNAIAGVDQICDWKHQCPKAQEKIPSSDIILLTVTRCTAIIYIYVQFKNLRQLGSKYMLGIAGLFTVFSSLVFSIVVIHFLGKELTGLNEALPFFLLLIDLSKACTLAKFALSSNSQEEVRENIAQGMAILGPTFTLDAVVECLVIGVGTMSGVRQLELVCCFGCISVLANYFVFMTFFPACVSLVLELSRESREGRPIWQLSQFACVLKEEEDNKPNPVTQRVKIIMSLVLALVHAHTRLLAESPSNNSSGSAVDLPSPNMDAHTPMTSLDMEQVITLSLALLLAVKYVFFEQAETESSLSIRAPQTFLSNRKAGEECCRWDATLPRIPHAANASTAPLSVPDTTGRLTFCIILSFVSVIVVHTLGQFKHLSLFIYLFNLSLDKEPCQRAVFLEQSCPSAQRRTSEDETEERETQTPPRPLNECLSVLRDLQQGPRCLSNAEIIALVENKRILGYRLESELETPERGVAIRREMLASKLPRPSALENLPYAGYDYSKVMGTNCENVIGYVPMPVGVAGPLLLDGKEFHVPMATTEGCLVASTNRGCRAITLSGGASGRVLADGMTRGPVVQLPSACKAAEVKSWLESSDGFSALKQTFDKTSRFARLDRMQVCLAGRTLYIRFQSQTGDAMGMNMLSKGTDEALRRLQEQFPELRVLAVSGNYCTDKKPAAINWIHGRGKSTVCEATIPAKVVREVLKTSTAAVVELNISKNLVGSAMAGSIGGFNAQAANIVAAVYIACGQDPGQTVGSSNCITLMEAVGPDKEDLYISCTMPSIELGTIGGGTNLPPQQACLQMLGVQGASEERPGENSRTLAQVVCAAVMAGELSLMAALAAGHLVKSHMTMNRSKVNLAEMGKSTTKDPS from the exons ATGTTGAGACGCTTATTCACCGTGCACGGCCTGTTCGTGGCCTCCCACCCCCTAGAGGTGATCGTGGGCACGATTGCTCTGACCATCTGTCTCATGTCCATGAACGCCATCGCCGGGGTCGACCAAATCTGTGACTGGAAGCACCAATGCCCTAAAGCGCAAGAG AAAATCCCGAGCAGTGACATCATCCTCCTAACGgtcaccaggtgcacggccatCATCTACATCTACGTGCAGTTTAAAAACCTCAGGCAGCTCGGCTCCAAGTACATGCTCG GCATCGCCGGGCTCTTCACCGTCTTCTCCAGCCTGGTCTTCAGCATCGTGGTCATTCATTTCCTCGGCAAAGAGCTCACAGGCCTCAA TGAAGCTCTGCCTTTCTTCCTGCTGCTGATCGACCTGTCTAAAGCCTGCACGCTGGCCAAGTTCGCCCTCAGCTCGAACTCTCAG GAGGAGGTGAGGGAGAACATCGCTCAGGGCATGGCCATCCTGGGGCCGACCTTCACCCTGGACGCCGTGGTGGAGTGCCTGGTCATCGGAGTCGGAACCATGTCTG gcgTGCGTCAGCTGGAGCTTGTGTGCTGTTTCGGCTGCATCTCGGTCCTGGCGAACTACTTCGTCTTCATGACCTTCTTCCCAGCCTGTGTCTCTCTGGTGCTGGAG CTTTCCAGAGAGAGCAGAGAGGGACGACCTATCTGGCAGTTGAGCCAGTTTGCTTGCGTcttaaaggaagaagaagacaaCAAGCCCAACCCTGTCACACAGCGCGTCAAAATCATcatg TCTCTAGTGTTGGCGCTggttcacgcacacacacgcctgCTTGCTGAGTCTCCTTCCAACAACTCGTCCGGCTCGGCTGTGGATCTGCCCAGCCCCAACATGGACGCGCACACACCCATGACCAG cttGGACATGGAGCAGGTCATCACTTTGTCTCTGGCTCTGTTGCTGGCTGTGAAGTACGTCTTCTTCGAGCAGGCGGAGACCGAGTCCTCGCTGTCGATCAGAGCCCCGCAGACCTTCCTGTCCAATAGGAAAGCAGGAGAGGAGTGCTGTAGGTGGGACGCCACGTTACCCAGAATCCCACACGCGGCAAACGCCAGCACGGCACCGCTTTCAGTTCCAGACACGACAGGTAGACTGACTTTCTGTATCATTCTTTCTTTCGTCTCTGTAATTGTTGTCCACACTCTGGGACAGTTTAAgcatttgtctttatttatttatttatttaatctttcgTTAGATAAAGAGCCTTGTCAGCGGGCCGTGTTTTTGGAGCAGTCGTGTCCTTCTGCTCAGAGACGTACGTCCGAGGACGAGACAGaggagagagaaacacagactCCGCCTCGTCCTCTAAACGAGTGCCTGAGCGTCCTAAGAGACCTGCAG caAGGTCCACGATGCCTGAGTAACGCAGAGATAATAGCGCTGGTGGAGAACAAGAGAATTCTGGGATACCGCCTAGAGTCGGAGCTGGAGACTCCAGAGAGGGGCGTGGCTATCAGAAGGGAGATGTTGGCGAGTAAGTTGCCCCGCCCCTCAGCCCTGGAGAACCTTCCCTATGCAGGCTACGACTACTCCAAG GTGATGGGCACGaactgtgaaaatgtaattggcTACGTGCCCATGCCTGTGGGCGTGGCTGGGCCTCTGTTATTGGATGGGAAGGAGTTTCATGTTCCCATGGCGACGACGGAGGGATGTTTGGTAGCCAGCACCAACCGAGGCTGCAGGGCCATCACT ctctCGGGTGGAGCGAGTGGGCGTGTCCTGGCTGACGGTATGACCCGAGGTCCGGTTGTTCAGCTGCCGTCAGCGTGTAAAGCCGCAGAAGTGAAGTCCTGGCTGGAGAGCTCCGACGGATTCAGTGCCCTTAAACAGACCTTCGACAAAACCAGCAG GTTTGCTCGGCTCGACCGGATGCAGGTCTGTCTGGCTGGCAGGACCCTCTACATCCGCTTCCAGTCTCAGACCGGTGACGCCATGGGCATGAACATGCTGTCTAag ggtacAGACGAGGCGCTACGCAGGCTGCAAGAACAGTTTCCTGAGCTGCGCGTGTTAGCCGTCAGTGGGAACTACTGCACCGACAAAAAACCCGCAGCCATCAACTGGATCCACGGCCGAGGGAAATCCACCGTGTGCGAGGCCACGATCCCGGCTAAAGTGGTGCGAGAG GTGTTGAAGACGAGCACCGCGGCTGTGGTGGAGTTAAACATCAGTAAGAACCTGGTGGGGTCGGCGATGGCGGGTAGTATAGGCGGCTTCAACGCGCAGGCCGCTAACATCGTGGCAGCGGTTTACATCGCGTGTGGACAG gaccCAGGTCAGACCGTAGGCAGCAGTAACTGTATCACTCTGATGGAGGCTGTCGGTCCTGACAAAGAAGATCTGTATATTTCTTGCACGATGCCGTCTATAGAGCTGGGCACCATTGGAGGGGGCACAAACTTACCCCCACAGCAAGCCTGTTTGCAG atgcTGGGCGTCCAGGGTGCGAGTGAAGAGCGCCCCGGGGAGAACTCGCGCACTTTGGCGCAGGTGGTGTGCGCGGCGGTAATGGCGGGAGAGCTCTCGCTCATGGCTGCTCTCGCTGCTGGACACCTCGTTaagagtcacatgaccatgaACAG ATCAAAAGTGAACCTTGCAGAAATGGGCAAATCGACAACGAAGGATCCTTCCTGA
- the hmgcrb gene encoding 3-hydroxy-3-methylglutaryl-CoA reductase b isoform X1: protein MLRRLFTVHGLFVASHPLEVIVGTIALTICLMSMNAIAGVDQICDWKHQCPKAQEKIPSSDIILLTVTRCTAIIYIYVQFKNLRQLGSKYMLGIAGLFTVFSSLVFSIVVIHFLGKELTGLNEALPFFLLLIDLSKACTLAKFALSSNSQEEVRENIAQGMAILGPTFTLDAVVECLVIGVGTMSGVRQLELVCCFGCISVLANYFVFMTFFPACVSLVLELSRESREGRPIWQLSQFACVLKEEEDNKPNPVTQRVKIIMSLVLALVHAHTRLLAESPSNNSSGSAVDLPSPNMDAHTPMTSLDMEQVITLSLALLLAVKYVFFEQAETESSLSIRAPQTFLSNRKAGEECCRWDATLPRIPHAANASTAPLSVPDTTDKEPCQRAVFLEQSCPSAQRRTSEDETEERETQTPPRPLNECLSVLRDLQQGPRCLSNAEIIALVENKRILGYRLESELETPERGVAIRREMLASKLPRPSALENLPYAGYDYSKVMGTNCENVIGYVPMPVGVAGPLLLDGKEFHVPMATTEGCLVASTNRGCRAITLSGGASGRVLADGMTRGPVVQLPSACKAAEVKSWLESSDGFSALKQTFDKTSRFARLDRMQVCLAGRTLYIRFQSQTGDAMGMNMLSKGTDEALRRLQEQFPELRVLAVSGNYCTDKKPAAINWIHGRGKSTVCEATIPAKVVREVLKTSTAAVVELNISKNLVGSAMAGSIGGFNAQAANIVAAVYIACGQDPGQTVGSSNCITLMEAVGPDKEDLYISCTMPSIELGTIGGGTNLPPQQACLQMLGVQGASEERPGENSRTLAQVVCAAVMAGELSLMAALAAGHLVKSHMTMNRSKVNLAEMGKSTTKDPS, encoded by the exons ATGTTGAGACGCTTATTCACCGTGCACGGCCTGTTCGTGGCCTCCCACCCCCTAGAGGTGATCGTGGGCACGATTGCTCTGACCATCTGTCTCATGTCCATGAACGCCATCGCCGGGGTCGACCAAATCTGTGACTGGAAGCACCAATGCCCTAAAGCGCAAGAG AAAATCCCGAGCAGTGACATCATCCTCCTAACGgtcaccaggtgcacggccatCATCTACATCTACGTGCAGTTTAAAAACCTCAGGCAGCTCGGCTCCAAGTACATGCTCG GCATCGCCGGGCTCTTCACCGTCTTCTCCAGCCTGGTCTTCAGCATCGTGGTCATTCATTTCCTCGGCAAAGAGCTCACAGGCCTCAA TGAAGCTCTGCCTTTCTTCCTGCTGCTGATCGACCTGTCTAAAGCCTGCACGCTGGCCAAGTTCGCCCTCAGCTCGAACTCTCAG GAGGAGGTGAGGGAGAACATCGCTCAGGGCATGGCCATCCTGGGGCCGACCTTCACCCTGGACGCCGTGGTGGAGTGCCTGGTCATCGGAGTCGGAACCATGTCTG gcgTGCGTCAGCTGGAGCTTGTGTGCTGTTTCGGCTGCATCTCGGTCCTGGCGAACTACTTCGTCTTCATGACCTTCTTCCCAGCCTGTGTCTCTCTGGTGCTGGAG CTTTCCAGAGAGAGCAGAGAGGGACGACCTATCTGGCAGTTGAGCCAGTTTGCTTGCGTcttaaaggaagaagaagacaaCAAGCCCAACCCTGTCACACAGCGCGTCAAAATCATcatg TCTCTAGTGTTGGCGCTggttcacgcacacacacgcctgCTTGCTGAGTCTCCTTCCAACAACTCGTCCGGCTCGGCTGTGGATCTGCCCAGCCCCAACATGGACGCGCACACACCCATGACCAG cttGGACATGGAGCAGGTCATCACTTTGTCTCTGGCTCTGTTGCTGGCTGTGAAGTACGTCTTCTTCGAGCAGGCGGAGACCGAGTCCTCGCTGTCGATCAGAGCCCCGCAGACCTTCCTGTCCAATAGGAAAGCAGGAGAGGAGTGCTGTAGGTGGGACGCCACGTTACCCAGAATCCCACACGCGGCAAACGCCAGCACGGCACCGCTTTCAGTTCCAGACACGACAG ATAAAGAGCCTTGTCAGCGGGCCGTGTTTTTGGAGCAGTCGTGTCCTTCTGCTCAGAGACGTACGTCCGAGGACGAGACAGaggagagagaaacacagactCCGCCTCGTCCTCTAAACGAGTGCCTGAGCGTCCTAAGAGACCTGCAG caAGGTCCACGATGCCTGAGTAACGCAGAGATAATAGCGCTGGTGGAGAACAAGAGAATTCTGGGATACCGCCTAGAGTCGGAGCTGGAGACTCCAGAGAGGGGCGTGGCTATCAGAAGGGAGATGTTGGCGAGTAAGTTGCCCCGCCCCTCAGCCCTGGAGAACCTTCCCTATGCAGGCTACGACTACTCCAAG GTGATGGGCACGaactgtgaaaatgtaattggcTACGTGCCCATGCCTGTGGGCGTGGCTGGGCCTCTGTTATTGGATGGGAAGGAGTTTCATGTTCCCATGGCGACGACGGAGGGATGTTTGGTAGCCAGCACCAACCGAGGCTGCAGGGCCATCACT ctctCGGGTGGAGCGAGTGGGCGTGTCCTGGCTGACGGTATGACCCGAGGTCCGGTTGTTCAGCTGCCGTCAGCGTGTAAAGCCGCAGAAGTGAAGTCCTGGCTGGAGAGCTCCGACGGATTCAGTGCCCTTAAACAGACCTTCGACAAAACCAGCAG GTTTGCTCGGCTCGACCGGATGCAGGTCTGTCTGGCTGGCAGGACCCTCTACATCCGCTTCCAGTCTCAGACCGGTGACGCCATGGGCATGAACATGCTGTCTAag ggtacAGACGAGGCGCTACGCAGGCTGCAAGAACAGTTTCCTGAGCTGCGCGTGTTAGCCGTCAGTGGGAACTACTGCACCGACAAAAAACCCGCAGCCATCAACTGGATCCACGGCCGAGGGAAATCCACCGTGTGCGAGGCCACGATCCCGGCTAAAGTGGTGCGAGAG GTGTTGAAGACGAGCACCGCGGCTGTGGTGGAGTTAAACATCAGTAAGAACCTGGTGGGGTCGGCGATGGCGGGTAGTATAGGCGGCTTCAACGCGCAGGCCGCTAACATCGTGGCAGCGGTTTACATCGCGTGTGGACAG gaccCAGGTCAGACCGTAGGCAGCAGTAACTGTATCACTCTGATGGAGGCTGTCGGTCCTGACAAAGAAGATCTGTATATTTCTTGCACGATGCCGTCTATAGAGCTGGGCACCATTGGAGGGGGCACAAACTTACCCCCACAGCAAGCCTGTTTGCAG atgcTGGGCGTCCAGGGTGCGAGTGAAGAGCGCCCCGGGGAGAACTCGCGCACTTTGGCGCAGGTGGTGTGCGCGGCGGTAATGGCGGGAGAGCTCTCGCTCATGGCTGCTCTCGCTGCTGGACACCTCGTTaagagtcacatgaccatgaACAG ATCAAAAGTGAACCTTGCAGAAATGGGCAAATCGACAACGAAGGATCCTTCCTGA